Proteins co-encoded in one Canis lupus familiaris isolate Mischka breed German Shepherd chromosome 36, alternate assembly UU_Cfam_GSD_1.0, whole genome shotgun sequence genomic window:
- the ZNF804A gene encoding zinc finger protein 804A isoform X3, whose amino-acid sequence MECYYIVISSTRLRNGHFRNIKGVFRGPLSKNGTKTLDYAEKENTIAKALEDLKANFYCELCDKQYYKHQEFDNHINSYDHAHKQRLKELKQREFARNVASKSRKDERKQEKALQRLHKLAELRKETVCAPGSGPMFKSTTVTVKENCSEISQRVVVDPVNNQEDFKYTLIHSEETTKDVTTVAADPESANNHTAKNNQRGDQAQGIHRHKIGFSFAFPKKASVKLESSAAAFSEYNDDASVEKGFSRKSRFVPGACHLQLSSPTDVLLSSEEKANSFHPPEGTCADKESAQTQEMKEVSSEKDTFLLPSLCQFPRPLSSDVDNCQNSVPLADQIPLEDAVINEDVPMSDNGSGVSGRKSTGLDLASDGASLQATTEENGKDRGASVVEGANKDYGPEMMSTPSNSEEENITLHKKSDLGKRPCEPFVPVLNKDGSTVLQWPSEMLSYTATQPPVSYSCNPLCFDFKATKLNSNLDKNKLPSTDPPFQQKAEDICKRPVSESKSVSPAGHAGLPDGDVGGAGHECSRVAPLLVDDTPSNSCRSGKNETPGQRKRSVSCRIRKTKKYKLTRNQVEQDTLDEKYTTTRSKGTHEHWFRKSRRKKKRKKLCQRHRGEKTKEPEIHFKVESGSTYTDPTGKNPPETSWGQRQVAAGQPSDSHQLPGKRPKPWSPSFSDKEGVGRAAGAGCPSREARSSRHQCARDAVALDVASSPGARAGRRSPATCGAPCGWRPGPPTCDPLPRGQAPPGPHSQAVKRGYHSLLSEPERPHRKRRPHSSYSSDESLSRRPSRSPEEMLRAPRASGPRKPKRKRRRKRGSRFHVGSEAPDLREEGGSPSRGDSPLGPRDEAVSEASNGETKPQGGAGAARRAERAGAAGAAGAVRAAGAACIAGAAGTASAAGTARAASIAGAVRASGAASIAGAAGAAGAAGTSGIAGAAHAAGAASIAGAASIAGAAGAPVAAGTAGAAEARPASPPGGPLPPEARGCPEQVPTGAAPAGPALASPELAAVYAAGAPSEAALGLAPVGQPRQGGGAERPGRAQPPPGARRRRRRLQTASPGPAPRGHPGRAGRAPGGGRRAGPGAPGVAGGGAAGAGGAAAEAAPPALRAGPAPGARAAGGQGEAGAGRAAPGAGPPARRALQGAAAPARPGPRQAAPAARRPGPPAAGRAAPARAPGLGAARPAGLPGPAPRALPLPAAPARGRHPAAAALLAAAHAQVQPGPTWRRCPLLRSCARAGRPLTAPRGMRTCSPRPCRARGWARPACTCRWRLTSRSDVHKTYRWRWDLWCRVCSWGFFSVCF is encoded by the coding sequence CGCTCCTGGAAGTGGCCCCATGTTCAAGTCAACAACTGTTACTGTGAAAGAAAATTGTAGTGAGATTTCCCAAAGAGTTGTCGTGGATCCGGTTAATAATCAGGAAGATTTCAAATACACTCTGATTCATAGTGAAGAGACTACTAAAGATGTTACCACCGTCGCTGCAGATCCAGAAAGTGCGAATAATCATACAGCAAAAAATAACCAACGTGGGGATCAAGCCCAAGGAATTCACAGACACAAAATTggcttttcttttgcatttccgAAGAAAGCGTCCGTAAAGCTGGAGTCCTCAGCTGCAGCCTTCTCTGAATACAATGATGATGCCTCTGTGGAAAAAGGATTTAGCAGAAAAAGTAGATTTGTCCCTGGTGCCTGTCATCTTCAACTATCTTCACCAACAGATGTGCTTTTGAGTTCTGAGGAGAAAGCTAACTCTTTCCATCCACCAGAAGGAACGTGTGCGGACAAAGAAAGTGCTCAAACTCAAGAGATGAAAGAAGTTTCTAGTgagaaagatacatttttattacctTCACTTTGCCAGTTTCCACGCCCTTTATCTTCTGATGTAGATAACTGCCAAAACTCAGTCCCATTGGCAGATCAAATACCCCTGGAAGATGCTGTTATTAATGAAGACGTGCCTATGAGCGATAACGGTTCCGGGGTGTCAGGAAGGAAGTCCACAGGCCTTGACTTAGCGAGTGATGGTGCGTCCTTGCAGGCTACCACAGAGGAAAATGGTAAGGACAGGGGGGCGTCTGTAGTTGAAGGTGCGAATAAAGATTATGGTCCTGAGATGATGTCGACCCCTTCAAATTCTGAAGAGGAAAACATAACCTTACATAAAAAATCAGATTTAGGGAAGAGACCGTGTGAGCCGTTCGTACCCGTACTCAACAAGGACGGGTCCACAGTCCTTCAGTGGCCATCAGAGATGCTGAGTTACACAGCCACTCAGCCACCCGTGTCCTACAGCTGCAATCCTCTCTGTTTTGACTTCAAGGCCACCAAATTAAACAGCAACCTAGATAAAAATAAGCTGCCCTCGACTGACCCTCCTTTCCAGCAGAAGGCAGAAGACATTTGCAAGAGACCGGTTTCCGAAAGCAAGAGCGTGTCTCCGGCAGGACATGCAGGACTCCCTGATGGTGACGTCGGAGGGGCCGGACATGAGTGCTCCCGAGTCGCTCCTCTTTTGGTCGATGACACTCCCTCCAATAGCTGCAGATCTGGGAAAAATGAGACTCCgggtcagaggaagagaagtGTTTCCTGTaggatcagaaaaacaaaaaaatacaagctCACCAGGAACCAGGTGGAACAGGACACTCTGGACGAGAAATACACCACCACAAGGTCGAAGGGTACCCACGAACACTGGTTCCgtaaaagcagaaggaagaagaagaggaaaaagttgTGCCAGCGTCACCGCGGGGAGAAAACCAAAGAACCAGAAATTCACTTCAAGGTGGAATCGGGAAGTACTTACACTGACCCCACTGGGAAAAATCCGCCGGAAACCAGTTGGGGACAGCGGCAGGTGGCTGCAGGGCAGCCCTCGGACTCCCATCAGTTACCTGGGAAAAGGCCCAAGCCCTGGTCCCCGAGCTTCAGCGACAAGGAGGGCGTGGGTCGAGCCGCGGGCGCCGGATGCCCCAGCAGGGAGGCCCGCAGCTCCAGGCATCAGTGCGCAAGGGACGCGGTGGCCCTGGACGTGGCATCCAGTCCCGGGGCGCGCGCGGGGAGGCGCAGCCCAGCCACCTGCGGGGCGCCCTGCGGCTGGAGGCCCGGGCCGCCCACCTGTGACCCGCTCCCCAGGGGCCAggcgccccccggcccccacaGCCAGGCCGTCAAGAGGGGCTACCACTCCCTCCTCAGCGAGCCCGAGCGGCCCCACCGAAAGCGCAGGCCACACTCCTCTTACTCCTCGGACGAAAGCTTAAGTCGACGACCCAGTCGCTCGCCCGAGGAGATGCTGAGAGCGCCCCGCGCCTCGGGCCCCCGGAAACCCAAGAGGAAGCGCCGGAGGAAAAGAGGCAGCAGGTTCCACGTGGGGTCGGAGGCTCCCGACCTGCGGGAGGAAGGGGGGTCTCCCAGCAGAGGCGATTCCCCCTTAGGCCCCCGGGATGAGGCCGTAAGCGAAGCCTCAAACGGGGAAACTAAGCCACAGGGCGGTGCGGGAGCTGCGCGGAGGGCAGAGCGCGCGGGGGCAGCGGGTGCAGCGGGGGCAGTGCGTGCAGCAGGTGCAGCGTGTATAGCAGGTGCAGCGGGTACAGCAAGTGCAGCAGGTACAGCGCGTGCAGCCAGTATAGCAGGTGCAGTGCGTGCATCAGGTGCAGCGAGTATAGCGGGTGCAGCGGGTGCAGCGGGTGCAGCAGGTACATCGGGTATAGCGGGTGCAGCGCATGCAGCAGGTGCAGCGAGTATAGCGGGTGCAGCGAGTATAGCAGGTGCAGCAGGTGCACCGGTTGCAGCGGGTACAGCAGGTGCAGCAGAGGCCCGGCCCGCTTCGCCCCCCGGCGGCCCGCTGCCTCCCGAGGCCAGGGGGTGCCCCGAGCAGGTGCCGACGGGGGCCGCCCCCGCGGGACCCGCGCTCGCCTCCCCCGAGCTCGCCGCGGTCTACGCCGCCGGCGCCCCCTCGGAAGCCGCGCTGGGCCTCGCGCCGGTGGGACAGCCGcggcaggggggcggggcggagcgccCCGGGCGAGCGCAGCCCCCTCCAggcgcccggcggcggcggcggcggctgcagaCAGCGTCCCCCGGGCCGGCTCCCCGCGGGCATCCTGGGCGCGCAGGACGGGCCCCCGGTGGCGGCCGCCGAGCCGGTCCTGGCGCCCCTGGCGTGGCCGGAGGCGGCGCTGCTGGTGCCGGTGGAGCCGCTGCGGAAGCTGCGCCGCCTGCCCTGCGAGCTGGGCCCGCACCTGGCGCCCGGGCTGCTGGCGGCCAAGGTGAAGCTGGCGCCGGCCGGGCCGCCCCCGGCGCTGGGCCCCCTGCACGCCGCGCCCTTCAAGGCGctgccgcccccgcccggcccgggccTCGCCAGGCCGCCCCTGCCGCTCGTCGCCCTGGGCCTCCCGCCGCTGGCCGCGCCGCCCCTGCCCGTGCTCCCGGCCTCGGCGCTGCCCGCCCCGCTGGcctgcccggccctgccccgcgcgctcttcccctccctgctgcccccgcACGCGGCCGTCATCCCGCTGCAGCCGCTCTTCTAGCCGCTGCGCACGCCCAGGTGCAGCCGGGGCCCACCTGGCGCAGGTGCCCTCTGCTCCGCAGCTGCGCCCGGGCCGGCCGGCCCCTGACTGCCCCGCGCGGGATGCGCACCTGTTCACCGAGGCCCTGCAGAGCCCGCGGATGGGCACGACCCGCCTGCACATGCAGGTGGCGTCTTACGAGTAGGTCTGATGTACATAAAACCTATCGATGGCGCTGGGACCTATGGTGTCGGGTATGCTCCTGGGGGTTCTTTTCGGTTTGTTTCTGA